A region of Streptomyces sp. WMMC500 DNA encodes the following proteins:
- a CDS encoding alpha/beta fold hydrolase produces MVDNGEQPGAEPTGGTDTSGRRNPSRRFALRGLAASAGGAALAAGVGAGTARAAGDGRGRRGVRTYVLVHGTHSAGAFWTAIGRELALRGHRVVAVDQPLHGTERFVPEAYQTQDLAALATEPSPVAALSLDDFEARVTDAVRRAARLGGPVVLVGHSMGGLSVSRVGNAVPHLLDHICYMAAFCPSRSMPSLDACATSPEGQGAISPVEQVIGDPERLGVLRLNWRTANPRDLAVFKEMICANYGDGAFLRVLEGMQTDESLTAYAGRAVGHARTWGRIPRTYLRFGKDRTVATELQDRMIAEADELTPHNRFTVHDFPDAGHLGPEDPAPVTDILHRLPLR; encoded by the coding sequence ATGGTTGACAACGGAGAACAGCCCGGCGCCGAGCCCACAGGCGGCACTGACACGTCCGGCCGTCGGAACCCCTCGCGGCGGTTCGCCCTGCGGGGGCTCGCGGCCTCGGCGGGCGGTGCGGCGCTCGCCGCCGGTGTCGGTGCGGGGACCGCGCGGGCGGCCGGGGACGGGCGGGGACGCCGAGGCGTGCGCACGTACGTCCTCGTGCACGGCACGCACAGCGCCGGCGCGTTCTGGACGGCGATCGGACGGGAGTTGGCGCTGCGGGGGCACCGCGTCGTCGCGGTGGACCAGCCGCTGCACGGTACCGAGCGGTTCGTGCCGGAGGCGTACCAGACGCAGGATCTGGCGGCGCTCGCGACGGAGCCCTCGCCGGTCGCCGCGCTCAGCCTCGACGACTTCGAGGCGCGCGTCACCGACGCCGTTCGCCGGGCCGCGCGCCTCGGCGGGCCCGTGGTGCTCGTCGGGCACAGCATGGGCGGCCTGTCGGTGAGCCGCGTCGGGAACGCCGTACCGCACCTCCTCGACCACATCTGCTACATGGCCGCCTTCTGTCCGAGCCGCAGCATGCCGTCCCTGGACGCCTGCGCCACCTCCCCCGAGGGGCAGGGCGCCATCAGCCCGGTGGAGCAGGTCATCGGCGACCCGGAGCGGCTGGGTGTGCTGCGGCTGAACTGGCGCACCGCGAACCCCCGTGACCTCGCGGTCTTCAAGGAGATGATCTGCGCGAACTACGGGGACGGCGCGTTCCTGCGGGTGCTGGAGGGCATGCAGACGGACGAGTCGCTGACGGCGTACGCCGGGCGGGCGGTGGGGCATGCGCGTACGTGGGGGCGGATTCCCCGCACCTATCTGCGGTTCGGCAAGGACAGGACGGTGGCCACCGAACTCCAGGACCGCATGATCGCCGAAGCGGACGAACTCACCCCGCACAACCGCTTCACGGTCCACGACTTCCCGGACGCCGGCCACCTCGGCCCGGAAGATCCCGCCCCCGTGACCGACATCCTGCACCGGCTGCCCCTCCGCTGA
- a CDS encoding MMPL family transporter, producing the protein MADWAQRHRWAALLLWLAVLAAVALGSQAAGSAYRNDFSLPGTDSQAATDLYTEHGSAQAGDSVEIVVKDGQGIDRRKAAVEAMLAEVRGLPSVAEVRSPYADASAVSQDGTIGYATVTLDGKAEAVPKEDVTAIIDTAKDAEEEGFQVELGGDAVRGAEEKGSPTAELAGIAAAVIILGLLFGSLVAAAVPLITALFAVGSALGLIVLASHVFTIADFTPPITMLVGLGVGVDYALLIFYRYRQELIHGADPAAATRKALDAAGRTVFFAGCTVIIALLGLVALGLGSLQGVALALALTVLTTMAASLVLLPALLALFGNRIRRHVLKRAAKAGAKGRAEGRRWRTLAGAVQRRPLPALLVAVLAMLALSAPAAGMRLGFADAGNDPGTTTTRQAYDLLAEGFGPGFNGPLLVLAQGDEAAGQAVRSELAKVEGVAAASPAMPSDDGSLSTVIVYPATAPQDEGTTDLVHHLRDDVAPELQRDTGAEILVGGATAASQDFADTVSQRLPLFVAVVVGLSSLLLMLVFRSVLIPLKAALLNLLSISAALGAMTLVFQHGLFGVQPGPIEAFLPVLIFAIVFGLSMDYEVFLVSRIQEEWERTKDHSLAVREGLASTGKVITAAGAIMIVVFGAFMLSPDRMLQQFGLGLAVAILMDALVIRCLIVPAAMQLLGRRAWWMPAPLARRLPRVALERPADSAGTSAGPWCR; encoded by the coding sequence CTGGCCGACTGGGCGCAGCGTCACCGATGGGCCGCCCTGCTGCTGTGGCTGGCCGTGCTGGCCGCCGTCGCCTTGGGTTCGCAGGCCGCAGGCTCCGCGTACAGGAACGACTTCTCCCTGCCGGGCACCGACTCCCAGGCCGCCACCGACCTGTACACCGAGCACGGTTCCGCCCAGGCCGGAGACAGCGTCGAGATCGTGGTGAAGGACGGCCAGGGGATCGACCGCCGCAAGGCCGCGGTGGAGGCGATGCTGGCCGAGGTGAGGGGTCTGCCGAGCGTTGCCGAGGTCCGCAGCCCGTACGCGGATGCCTCCGCCGTGTCCCAGGACGGCACGATCGGCTACGCCACCGTCACGCTCGACGGCAAGGCCGAGGCCGTGCCGAAGGAGGACGTCACCGCGATCATCGACACCGCCAAGGACGCCGAGGAGGAGGGGTTCCAGGTGGAGCTCGGCGGCGATGCCGTGCGCGGCGCGGAGGAGAAGGGCAGCCCGACCGCGGAACTGGCCGGCATCGCGGCCGCCGTGATCATCCTGGGGCTGCTCTTCGGCTCCCTCGTGGCGGCCGCCGTGCCGCTGATCACCGCCCTCTTCGCGGTCGGCTCGGCCCTCGGGCTGATCGTGCTCGCCTCGCACGTCTTCACCATCGCCGACTTCACCCCGCCCATCACGATGCTCGTCGGACTCGGCGTCGGCGTCGACTACGCCCTGCTGATCTTCTACCGCTACCGGCAGGAACTCATCCACGGCGCCGACCCGGCCGCAGCCACCCGCAAGGCGCTGGACGCCGCCGGCCGCACCGTCTTCTTCGCCGGCTGCACCGTGATCATCGCACTGCTGGGCCTGGTCGCGCTCGGCCTCGGCTCGCTGCAGGGCGTGGCACTCGCCCTGGCCCTGACCGTGCTGACCACGATGGCGGCCTCGCTGGTCCTGCTGCCCGCCCTGCTGGCGTTGTTCGGCAACCGCATCCGGCGGCACGTGCTGAAGCGCGCGGCGAAGGCCGGGGCCAAGGGCAGGGCCGAAGGCCGGCGCTGGCGGACCCTGGCCGGGGCCGTACAGCGCCGTCCGCTGCCTGCGCTGCTGGTCGCCGTCCTCGCCATGCTGGCCCTGTCCGCACCCGCAGCGGGCATGCGCCTGGGCTTCGCCGACGCGGGCAACGACCCCGGGACCACCACCACCAGGCAGGCGTACGACCTGCTCGCCGAGGGCTTCGGCCCGGGCTTCAACGGTCCGCTGCTCGTCCTGGCCCAGGGCGACGAGGCCGCCGGTCAGGCAGTCCGCTCCGAGCTGGCCAAGGTCGAAGGCGTAGCCGCGGCAAGCCCCGCGATGCCCTCCGACGACGGCAGCCTGTCCACCGTGATCGTCTACCCGGCCACGGCACCGCAGGACGAGGGCACCACCGACCTGGTGCATCACCTGCGCGACGATGTGGCTCCTGAGCTGCAGCGCGACACAGGTGCGGAGATCCTCGTCGGCGGCGCCACCGCAGCCTCCCAGGACTTCGCGGACACGGTCTCCCAGCGGCTGCCCTTGTTCGTCGCCGTCGTCGTCGGGCTCTCGTCACTACTGCTCATGCTGGTCTTCAGGTCGGTGCTGATCCCCCTCAAGGCCGCCCTGCTGAACCTGCTGTCGATCTCCGCCGCGCTCGGCGCCATGACCCTGGTGTTCCAGCACGGCCTGTTCGGCGTGCAGCCGGGGCCGATCGAAGCTTTCCTCCCCGTGCTGATCTTCGCGATCGTGTTCGGACTGTCCATGGACTACGAGGTCTTCCTGGTCTCACGGATACAGGAGGAATGGGAGCGAACGAAGGACCACTCCCTCGCGGTCCGGGAAGGACTGGCCTCCACCGGCAAGGTCATCACGGCGGCCGGGGCCATCATGATCGTGGTGTTCGGCGCCTTCATGCTCAGTCCGGACCGGATGCTCCAGCAGTTCGGCCTCGGCCTCGCCGTGGCGATCCTGATGGACGCGCTGGTCATCCGCTGCCTGATCGTCCCGGCAGCCATGCAACTGCTCGGCAGGCGGGCCTGGTGGATGCCCGCCCCGCTTGCCCGGCGGCTGCCCAGGGTAGCCCTCGAACGCCCGGCGGACAGTGCCGGAACCAGCGCGGGCCCGTGGTGTCGGTAG
- a CDS encoding response regulator transcription factor: MIRVLLADDHWLVRAGFRSVLEGEDDIEVAGEAEDGQAAVSACRELVPDVVLMDIRMPGMDGLEACQVITGDARLAAVKVVILTTFDLDDYVYGALRAGATGFLVKDSGPEELLHAVRVAARGDALISPKVTRRLIAEFAGRAKGPQPDPRLDVLTGREREVMQLVASGLTNDEIAQRLVLSQSTAKTHVSRIMTKLGARDRSQVVVIADESGLISPGRPAQ; this comes from the coding sequence ATGATCAGGGTCCTGCTGGCGGATGACCACTGGCTTGTCCGGGCCGGGTTCCGGTCGGTCCTGGAGGGCGAGGACGACATCGAGGTGGCGGGGGAGGCCGAGGACGGGCAGGCCGCGGTTTCGGCCTGCCGCGAACTCGTACCGGACGTGGTCCTGATGGACATCCGGATGCCGGGCATGGACGGCCTGGAAGCCTGCCAGGTGATCACCGGCGATGCGCGGCTGGCGGCGGTGAAGGTGGTCATCCTCACGACCTTCGATCTGGACGACTACGTGTACGGGGCGCTGCGCGCCGGGGCAACGGGCTTCCTGGTGAAGGACTCCGGGCCGGAGGAACTGCTGCACGCGGTGCGGGTGGCCGCCCGGGGCGACGCCCTGATCAGCCCGAAGGTCACTCGTCGGCTCATCGCCGAGTTCGCCGGTCGCGCGAAGGGCCCTCAGCCGGATCCCCGGCTCGATGTCCTCACCGGCCGGGAGCGTGAAGTCATGCAGTTGGTGGCCTCGGGCCTCACGAACGACGAGATCGCGCAGCGGCTGGTGCTGTCACAGTCGACGGCCAAGACGCACGTCAGCCGGATCATGACGAAGCTGGGGGCGCGGGACAGGTCGCAGGTCGTGGTGATCGCGGACGAGTCCGGACTGATCAGCCCGGGCCGGCCGGCGCAGTAG
- a CDS encoding histidine kinase, translating into MSSSDQTRFRLPRGARADAVLAIGVFVLVALGAEGQRLSGGGDSLSSLVISWVLVTAVCGALLFRRRCPVAVGWFTVLVTGVYYLLSDIDGPLVIVPVVALYAIAAQGRLRSAVAMAAAMVIGVSAGTLAGGSDVNGTSVFMLTGWLVAVVALGNGRHGRVAYAEEEARLRATEERLRIARELHDVIGHNISMINVQAGAARHQLKKDPAFRAGAALSAIETGSRTILRELRATLGVLRRVDEDAPRVPAPGLARADELVASAKLAGLAVRIERSGAERPLPAPVDLAAYRIVQESLTNAARHGRARAVTIRLGYGDRELTVAVEDDGRGAAARPAAAGGGSGIAGMTERAQALGGDLAADPRPGGGFAVRARLPYGAGEPTEWSDR; encoded by the coding sequence GTGTCGTCTTCCGATCAGACCCGCTTCCGGCTGCCCCGTGGCGCCCGTGCCGACGCCGTGCTGGCGATCGGGGTGTTCGTGCTGGTGGCGCTCGGTGCGGAGGGGCAGCGGCTGAGCGGTGGCGGTGACTCGTTGTCCTCGCTGGTCATCTCCTGGGTGCTGGTCACGGCGGTGTGCGGGGCGCTGTTGTTCCGTCGCCGGTGTCCGGTGGCGGTGGGCTGGTTCACGGTACTGGTCACGGGCGTCTACTACCTGCTGAGCGATATCGACGGCCCGCTGGTCATCGTTCCGGTCGTGGCGCTGTACGCCATCGCGGCCCAGGGCCGGCTCCGGTCGGCCGTCGCCATGGCGGCGGCCATGGTGATCGGCGTGTCCGCGGGCACCCTGGCAGGCGGCAGCGACGTCAACGGCACGTCGGTGTTCATGCTGACCGGCTGGCTGGTCGCCGTCGTGGCTCTCGGTAACGGGCGGCACGGCAGGGTGGCCTACGCCGAGGAGGAGGCCCGGCTGCGGGCGACCGAGGAGCGGCTGCGCATTGCCCGGGAGTTGCACGATGTGATCGGGCACAACATTTCGATGATCAACGTGCAGGCAGGCGCGGCGCGGCACCAGTTGAAGAAGGATCCCGCCTTCCGGGCCGGGGCGGCGCTCAGTGCGATCGAGACGGGCAGCCGGACGATCCTGCGGGAACTCAGGGCCACTCTCGGCGTGCTCCGCCGGGTCGACGAGGACGCGCCCCGGGTGCCGGCCCCGGGGTTGGCCCGGGCGGATGAGCTGGTGGCCTCGGCGAAGCTCGCAGGGCTCGCGGTACGGATCGAGCGGAGTGGCGCGGAGCGCCCGCTGCCCGCGCCGGTTGACCTGGCCGCGTACCGGATCGTGCAGGAGTCGCTGACCAACGCCGCCAGACACGGCCGCGCCCGAGCGGTCACGATCCGGCTCGGCTACGGGGATCGGGAGCTGACGGTGGCCGTCGAGGACGATGGGCGGGGAGCGGCGGCTCGCCCGGCCGCCGCGGGCGGCGGCAGCGGAATCGCCGGCATGACGGAGCGGGCGCAGGCACTGGGCGGCGATCTGGCCGCGGATCCGCGACCCGGGGGCGGATTCGCGGTGCGGGCCCGGCTGCCCTACGGAGCGGGAGAGCCGACGGAGTGGAGCGACCGATGA
- a CDS encoding RICIN domain-containing protein — protein MKTYGAASSAPPRSHRWWSRIAAVVATTALAIGMLAVVNPPPAEAATVDTNAWYVLVNRNSGKALDVSEVSTADGARVSQWTRHDGANQQWQFMDSGDGFYRLKARHSGKVLDVAGVSTADGAAIQQWTDHNGANQQFRLADSDAGHVRLINRNSGKAMEVQGGSTADGANVVQYTDGGGPNQQWQMIKLSSGGDGGCGSAPTLTSGTHTIQSGGKSRSFILRVPANYDNNHPYRLIFAFHWRGGTAGDVASGGTSGTAWSYYGQQEQSNNSAILVAPQGLGNGWANSGGEDVTFVDDMITRIEGGLCVNPAQRFATGFSWGGGMSYALACSRANDFRAVAVISGAQISGCSGGTQPIAYFGIHGISDSVLNIAQGRSLRDKFVSNNGCTPQNPGEPAPGSRTHLTTAYSGCSAGHPVQWAAFDGGHIPGPVDGSTGESGVTTWTKAEIWRFFAQFQ, from the coding sequence ATGAAGACCTACGGTGCGGCTTCCTCCGCCCCGCCACGAAGTCATCGCTGGTGGTCCCGGATCGCCGCCGTGGTGGCGACGACGGCCCTCGCGATCGGCATGCTCGCCGTGGTGAACCCGCCGCCCGCCGAGGCGGCGACGGTGGACACCAACGCCTGGTACGTCCTGGTCAATCGCAACAGCGGCAAGGCGCTGGACGTCTCTGAAGTGTCCACCGCCGACGGCGCGCGGGTCAGCCAGTGGACGCGCCACGACGGAGCCAACCAGCAGTGGCAGTTCATGGACTCCGGTGACGGCTTCTACCGCCTCAAGGCCCGGCATTCGGGCAAGGTCCTCGACGTGGCCGGCGTCTCGACCGCCGACGGGGCCGCGATCCAGCAGTGGACCGACCACAACGGGGCCAACCAGCAGTTCCGCCTGGCCGACTCCGACGCGGGCCACGTCCGGCTGATCAACCGCAACAGCGGCAAGGCGATGGAGGTGCAGGGCGGCTCCACCGCGGACGGCGCCAACGTCGTCCAGTACACCGACGGGGGCGGCCCCAACCAGCAGTGGCAGATGATCAAGCTGTCGTCGGGCGGCGACGGTGGATGCGGCAGCGCCCCGACCCTGACCAGCGGTACGCACACGATTCAAAGCGGCGGCAAGAGCCGCAGCTTCATCCTCAGGGTCCCCGCCAACTACGATAACAATCACCCCTACCGGCTGATCTTCGCGTTCCACTGGCGGGGCGGAACCGCCGGCGACGTCGCCTCGGGCGGGACGAGCGGGACCGCCTGGTCCTACTACGGCCAGCAAGAACAGTCCAACAACAGCGCGATTCTCGTCGCCCCTCAGGGCCTCGGAAACGGCTGGGCCAATTCGGGCGGTGAGGACGTCACTTTCGTCGACGACATGATCACGCGAATCGAGGGCGGCCTCTGCGTCAACCCGGCACAGCGTTTCGCCACCGGATTCAGTTGGGGCGGCGGCATGAGCTACGCGCTCGCATGCAGCCGGGCGAACGACTTCAGGGCCGTCGCGGTCATATCCGGCGCCCAGATCAGCGGGTGCAGCGGCGGTACTCAGCCCATCGCCTACTTCGGAATCCACGGCATCAGCGACTCCGTCCTCAACATCGCGCAAGGGCGGTCCCTGCGCGACAAATTCGTCAGCAACAACGGCTGCACCCCGCAGAACCCGGGCGAGCCCGCACCGGGCAGCCGCACGCACCTCACCACCGCGTACTCGGGCTGCAGCGCCGGACACCCGGTCCAATGGGCCGCTTTCGACGGCGGTCACATACCCGGTCCTGTCGACGGCTCCACCGGCGAAAGCGGCGTCACCACCTGGACCAAAGCAGAGATATGGAGGTTCTTCGCACAGTTCCAGTGA
- a CDS encoding endo-1,4-beta-xylanase, giving the protein MGAYALSRPVLRRKLRGLLWALVVGVLGAVATLVPPPPAHAAESTLGAAAAQSGRYFGTAIASGRLGDSAYTSIASREFNSVTAENEMKIDATEPQRGQFNFSAGDRVYNWAVQNGKRVRGHTLAWHSQQPGWMQNLSGGTLRQAMIDHINGVMAHYKGKIAEWDVVNEAFADGSSGARRDSNLQRTGNDWIEVAFRTARAADPAAKLCYNDYNIENWTWAKTQAVYAMVRDFKQRGVPIDCVGFQSHFNSGSPYNSNFRTTLQSFAALGVDVSITELDIQGASPTTYANVTNDCLAVPRCLGITVWGVRDTDSWRAEQTPLLFNGDGSKKPAYTAVLNALNGGSTTPPGEGEQIKGVGSGRCLDVPNASTTDGTQLQLWDCHSGTNQQWTSTAAGELRVYGDKCLDAAGTGNGARVQIYSCWGGDNQKWRLNSDGSVVGVQSGLCLDASGPGTANGTPIQLYSCTNGSNQLWTRT; this is encoded by the coding sequence ATGGGCGCGTACGCCCTTTCCAGACCCGTTCTCCGCCGGAAGCTCCGCGGCCTGCTGTGGGCGCTGGTCGTCGGCGTCCTCGGTGCGGTCGCCACGCTGGTCCCGCCGCCGCCCGCGCACGCCGCCGAGAGCACGCTCGGCGCCGCGGCGGCGCAGAGCGGCCGTTACTTCGGCACCGCCATCGCCTCGGGCAGACTGGGCGACTCGGCTTACACGTCCATCGCGAGCCGCGAGTTCAACTCGGTGACGGCCGAGAACGAGATGAAGATCGATGCCACCGAGCCGCAGCGGGGCCAGTTCAACTTCAGCGCCGGTGACCGCGTCTACAACTGGGCGGTGCAGAACGGAAAGCGGGTGCGCGGCCACACCCTGGCCTGGCACTCCCAGCAGCCCGGCTGGATGCAGAACCTCAGCGGCGGCACGCTGCGCCAGGCGATGATCGACCACATCAACGGCGTGATGGCCCACTACAAGGGCAAGATTGCCGAGTGGGACGTCGTGAACGAGGCCTTCGCCGACGGCAGTTCGGGAGCCCGGCGCGACTCCAACCTGCAGCGCACCGGCAACGACTGGATCGAGGTCGCCTTCCGCACCGCCCGCGCCGCCGACCCGGCCGCCAAGCTCTGCTACAACGACTACAACATCGAGAACTGGACCTGGGCCAAGACCCAGGCCGTGTACGCCATGGTCCGGGACTTCAAGCAGCGCGGCGTACCGATCGACTGCGTCGGGTTCCAGTCGCACTTCAACAGCGGCAGCCCCTACAACAGCAACTTCCGCACCACGCTGCAGAGCTTCGCCGCCCTCGGCGTCGACGTGTCCATCACGGAACTCGACATCCAGGGCGCCTCTCCCACGACCTACGCCAACGTGACCAACGACTGCCTGGCCGTCCCGCGCTGCCTGGGCATCACCGTCTGGGGTGTGCGCGACACCGACTCCTGGCGAGCGGAGCAAACCCCTCTGCTGTTCAACGGTGACGGCAGCAAGAAGCCCGCCTACACCGCCGTCCTCAACGCACTCAACGGCGGCTCCACCACACCGCCCGGGGAGGGCGAACAGATCAAGGGCGTCGGTTCGGGCCGCTGCCTGGACGTGCCGAACGCCAGCACCACCGACGGCACCCAGCTCCAGCTCTGGGACTGCCACAGCGGTACCAATCAGCAGTGGACCTCCACCGCCGCCGGCGAGCTGAGGGTCTACGGCGACAAGTGCCTGGATGCCGCCGGCACCGGCAACGGCGCCAGAGTCCAGATCTATAGCTGCTGGGGCGGCGACAACCAGAAATGGCGCCTCAACTCCGACGGATCCGTCGTCGGCGTCCAGTCCGGCCTCTGCCTCGACGCCTCCGGACCCGGCACCGCCAACGGCACCCCGATCCAGCTCTATTCCTGCACGAACGGCAGCAACCAACTCTGGACCCGCACCTGA
- a CDS encoding polysaccharide lyase gives MNPRTRKPRTRKAKKLALSTAVATALLVPAVLYPQFASGSPTDPARAATYKENTFEGPAAGGPYSLGEWAEDGWTAPWELGMDERTLVDDTTAAHSGDKSLRVLYPEGGIGPEDSGAQAPFALDRAREYYLSMWVRFDEDFSWGTSQYAGKTGLGLAGGKACSGGQVCDGTNGFSSRFIWRRADGEAALYYYHMDHEDTYGDYVALEKNGSVIRWPKGEWVNVVQRVKVNSVTDGRANRDGEIEVFYNGEPAAEVTGLRFVTNGDLVDKAYFASFAGGATAEFAPRNDSYVWYDDVKVSTDPADICELTGCS, from the coding sequence ATGAACCCGAGAACGCGCAAGCCGAGAACGCGCAAGGCGAAGAAGCTGGCACTCAGCACCGCCGTGGCCACGGCGCTGCTCGTGCCCGCGGTGCTCTACCCGCAGTTCGCGTCCGGCTCTCCCACCGACCCCGCGCGTGCGGCGACGTACAAGGAGAACACCTTCGAGGGCCCGGCCGCGGGCGGTCCGTACTCGCTCGGCGAGTGGGCCGAGGACGGCTGGACCGCACCCTGGGAGCTCGGCATGGACGAGCGCACCCTGGTCGACGACACCACTGCGGCCCACAGCGGCGACAAGTCCCTGCGGGTGCTCTACCCGGAAGGCGGGATCGGCCCCGAGGACTCGGGTGCGCAGGCGCCGTTCGCGCTGGACAGGGCGCGCGAGTACTACCTGTCCATGTGGGTCAGGTTCGACGAGGACTTCAGTTGGGGTACGAGTCAGTACGCCGGTAAGACCGGCCTCGGGCTCGCGGGCGGCAAAGCCTGCTCCGGCGGCCAGGTCTGCGACGGCACCAACGGGTTCAGCTCCCGCTTCATATGGCGCCGGGCCGACGGCGAAGCGGCGCTGTACTACTACCACATGGACCACGAGGACACCTACGGCGACTACGTCGCGCTGGAGAAGAACGGCTCGGTCATCCGGTGGCCGAAGGGCGAGTGGGTGAACGTCGTGCAGCGGGTCAAGGTCAACTCCGTCACCGACGGCCGGGCCAACCGCGACGGTGAGATCGAGGTCTTCTACAACGGCGAGCCCGCCGCCGAGGTGACCGGCCTGCGCTTCGTGACCAACGGCGACCTCGTCGACAAGGCGTACTTCGCCAGCTTCGCCGGCGGTGCCACCGCGGAGTTCGCGCCGCGGAACGACAGCTACGTCTGGTACGACGACGTCAAGGTCTCCACGGACCCGGCGGACATCTGCGAACTCACCGGCTGTTCCTGA
- a CDS encoding CGNR zinc finger domain-containing protein has product MHLNPYGEDAVNLAADLADRRPESADELADRCRAAGLVLERPVAPDDLDRAHAALDTWEQVVDAAEEQERADLLNRMLAEAAAYPRLTSHAGTGWHLHYRDAEQPLGSVLFTLFAVGTALHLANRGMHRLRRCEAAACDTAFADTSRTGRQRYCSQRCANRDAVRRHRARAAAPSSDAARRQP; this is encoded by the coding sequence ATGCACCTCAACCCTTACGGCGAGGATGCGGTGAACCTGGCCGCTGACCTGGCCGACCGCCGCCCCGAGAGCGCGGACGAGCTGGCAGACCGATGCCGTGCCGCCGGCCTCGTGCTGGAGCGCCCCGTGGCACCGGACGACCTCGACCGTGCCCACGCCGCGCTGGACACCTGGGAGCAGGTCGTCGACGCCGCCGAAGAGCAGGAGCGCGCCGATCTGCTGAACCGGATGCTGGCGGAGGCCGCCGCCTACCCGCGACTGACCTCCCACGCCGGCACCGGCTGGCACCTGCACTACCGGGACGCGGAACAACCGCTCGGTTCCGTCCTGTTCACCCTGTTCGCGGTCGGCACCGCGCTGCATCTGGCGAACCGGGGGATGCACCGGCTGCGGCGGTGCGAGGCGGCCGCGTGCGACACCGCCTTCGCCGACACCTCGCGCACGGGGCGGCAGCGGTACTGCTCACAGCGCTGCGCCAACCGCGACGCGGTGCGCAGGCACCGGGCGCGGGCTGCGGCCCCTTCGTCTGACGCTGCCCGCCGTCAGCCCTGA
- a CDS encoding MFS transporter, with translation MTRHSVGPARLRARDPWRYRWTVLGVATFTQAAAGFFVGGLGALGVHLQRALDLSTAQLGLLVSAAQLVPLAGLLVAGELLDRYGERWVVGIGAGVVGVALGVGSLAPGYAALLIALLVAGAGYSTVQPGGSKSVASWFGASQRGLAMGIRQAGLPLGAALASAALPLVAEEFGWRATLLTGGFVALLGAGLFLACYRRPPVPPAPSAPPAPTAGEPSDTVAAQLRMRLRMVREPSTVKVMLSGTSLISVQYGVGILTVLHLHHTSSVGAGRAALILVAAQGAGVAGRICLAAWSDRSGSGRYTIVLVCMVAVIAGLVVLTTPAGRAPVAASVVFVWLGFFGFGWYGPWVAYVTEAAPPGKTGFALGLAMSVNQVAIVTMPPALGLLVDLTGSFTPAWALLALLTAVALAVTAKAERRVQDPGSSYHSV, from the coding sequence ATGACACGACACTCCGTCGGACCTGCCCGGCTCCGGGCTCGTGACCCGTGGCGCTACCGCTGGACCGTGCTGGGCGTCGCTACCTTCACCCAGGCCGCAGCCGGCTTCTTCGTGGGCGGCCTCGGAGCGCTCGGCGTCCACCTGCAGCGCGCCCTGGACCTGAGCACGGCGCAGTTGGGCCTGCTGGTCTCGGCGGCCCAGCTCGTACCCCTGGCCGGGCTGCTCGTGGCCGGAGAGCTCCTGGACCGCTACGGCGAGCGCTGGGTGGTCGGGATCGGAGCCGGCGTGGTCGGGGTGGCGTTGGGCGTGGGGAGCCTGGCGCCGGGATACGCGGCACTGCTGATCGCCCTCCTGGTGGCCGGAGCGGGGTACAGCACCGTCCAGCCGGGCGGGAGCAAGTCGGTGGCGTCCTGGTTCGGCGCTTCACAGCGGGGACTCGCGATGGGCATCCGGCAGGCGGGACTGCCCCTGGGCGCGGCGCTCGCCTCCGCGGCACTCCCGCTCGTCGCCGAGGAGTTCGGCTGGCGGGCGACACTGCTGACCGGCGGCTTCGTCGCGCTGCTCGGAGCCGGGCTCTTCCTGGCCTGCTACCGTCGCCCGCCCGTGCCGCCCGCGCCGTCCGCGCCGCCCGCGCCGACAGCCGGGGAGCCGTCGGACACGGTCGCGGCACAACTCCGTATGCGGCTGCGCATGGTCCGGGAACCGTCCACGGTGAAGGTCATGCTGTCGGGGACCAGCCTGATCTCGGTGCAGTATGGAGTGGGCATCCTGACGGTGCTCCACCTCCACCACACGTCCTCGGTCGGCGCCGGACGGGCGGCGCTGATCCTGGTGGCGGCCCAGGGCGCGGGCGTGGCGGGCCGGATCTGCCTGGCGGCCTGGAGCGACCGGAGCGGCTCGGGGCGCTACACCATCGTGCTGGTCTGCATGGTCGCGGTGATCGCCGGGCTCGTCGTGCTGACGACGCCGGCCGGGCGGGCGCCGGTCGCCGCCTCGGTCGTCTTCGTCTGGCTCGGCTTCTTCGGCTTCGGCTGGTACGGCCCCTGGGTCGCCTACGTGACCGAAGCGGCGCCGCCGGGAAAGACGGGCTTCGCCCTGGGTCTGGCCATGTCCGTCAACCAGGTCGCCATCGTCACGATGCCGCCCGCACTCGGTCTGCTGGTCGACCTCACCGGCAGCTTCACACCCGCGTGGGCACTGCTGGCGCTGCTGACGGCCGTCGCCCTGGCGGTCACGGCGAAGGCGGAACGCCGCGTCCAGGACCCCGGCAGCAGTTATCACTCTGTGTGA